A DNA window from Sylvia atricapilla isolate bSylAtr1 chromosome 6, bSylAtr1.pri, whole genome shotgun sequence contains the following coding sequences:
- the EIF2B2 gene encoding translation initiation factor eIF2B subunit beta isoform X1: MPGAAERGSELSEQIEAFAARLRRGGERPRSEDTARQTLSLLRKIVGNGRWSRAGELMDLIRTEGQRMTAAQPSETTVGNMVRRVLKVIREEYGRLHGRSEESDQQESLHKLLTSGGLSEDFRTPYPSLRANVIEAINEMLIELEGTTDNIAMQALEHIHSNEVIMTIGYSRTVEAFLKEAARKRKFQVIVAECAPFCQGHEMAVRLSKENIETTVMSDAAIFAVMSRVNKVIIGTKTILANGALIAVSGTHTLALAAKHHSTPLIVCAPMFKLSPQFPNEEDSFHKFVSPQEVLPFTEGEILAKINVHCPVFDYVPPELITLFISNIGGNAPSYIYRLMSELYHPDDYEL; this comes from the exons ATGCCGGGCGCCGCCGAGCGCGGCTCGGAGCTGTCCGAGCAGATCGAGGCCTTCGCGGCGCGGCTGCGgcgcggcggggagcggccgcGCTCCGAGGACACGGCGCGGCAGACGCTGTCGCTGCTGCGGAAGATCGTCGGGAACGGGCGATGGAGCCGCGCCG GGGAGCTCATGGATCTGATCCGGACAGAGGGCCAGAGGATGACGGCAGCCCAGCCATCAGAGACAACAGTGGGCAACATGGTCCGCCGAGTATTAAAGGTCATTCGTGAGGAATATGGCAG GCTTCACGGGCGCAGTGAGGAAAGCGACCAGCAAGAATCCCTGCACAAACTCCTGACTTCTGGGGGACTGAGCGAAGATTTCAGAACGCCTTACCCCTCCCTCAGAGCTAATGTTATTGAAGCTATTAATGAGATGCTAATTGAGCTAG AGGGCACCACTGATAACATTGCAATGCAGGCACTGGAGCACATCCACTCCAACGAGGTGATCATGACCATTGGCTACTCACGCACTGTTGAGGCCTTCCTGAAGGAAGCTGCTCGCAAGAGGAAGTTCCAGGTGATCGTGGCAGAGTGTGCACCCTTCTGCCAG GGTCATGAAATGGCTGTTCGACTGTCCAAAGAGAATATTGAAACTACTGTCATGAGTGATGCAGCTATTTTTGCTGTCATGTCTCGAGTCAACAAG GTCATCATTGGTACAAAGACAATCCTGGCCAATGGCGCCCTGATAGCCGTGAGTGGGACTCACACTCTGGCACTGGCAGCTAAGCACCACTCCACTCCACTCATCGTGTGTGCCCCCATGTTCAAGCTTTCACCACAG TTCCCTAATGAAGAAGATTCATTCCACAAGTTTGTGTCACCACAGGAAGTGCTGCCATTCACAGAAG GGGAGATCCTGGCAAAAATCAACGTTCACTGCCCAGTGTTTGACTACGTCCCTCCAGAGCTCATTACTCTCTTCATTTCCAACATCGGGGGTAATGCACCTTCCTACATCTACCGCCTCATGAGCGAGCTCTACCATCCAGATGACTATGAACTCTAA
- the EIF2B2 gene encoding translation initiation factor eIF2B subunit beta isoform X2 yields the protein MPGAAERGSELSEQIEAFAARLRRGGERPRSEDTARQTLSLLRKIVGNGRWSRAGELMDLIRTEGQRMTAAQPSETTVGNMVRRVLKVIREEYGRLHGRSEESDQQESLHKLLTSGGLSEDFRTPYPSLRANVIEAINEMLIELEGTTDNIAMQALEHIHSNEVIMTIGYSRTVEAFLKEAARKRKFQVIVAECAPFCQGHEMAVRLSKENIETTVMSDAAIFAVMSRVNKVIIGTKTILANGALIAVSGTHTLALAAKHHSTPLIVCAPMFKLSPQGRSWQKSTFTAQCLTTSLQSSLLSSFPTSGVMHLPTSTAS from the exons ATGCCGGGCGCCGCCGAGCGCGGCTCGGAGCTGTCCGAGCAGATCGAGGCCTTCGCGGCGCGGCTGCGgcgcggcggggagcggccgcGCTCCGAGGACACGGCGCGGCAGACGCTGTCGCTGCTGCGGAAGATCGTCGGGAACGGGCGATGGAGCCGCGCCG GGGAGCTCATGGATCTGATCCGGACAGAGGGCCAGAGGATGACGGCAGCCCAGCCATCAGAGACAACAGTGGGCAACATGGTCCGCCGAGTATTAAAGGTCATTCGTGAGGAATATGGCAG GCTTCACGGGCGCAGTGAGGAAAGCGACCAGCAAGAATCCCTGCACAAACTCCTGACTTCTGGGGGACTGAGCGAAGATTTCAGAACGCCTTACCCCTCCCTCAGAGCTAATGTTATTGAAGCTATTAATGAGATGCTAATTGAGCTAG AGGGCACCACTGATAACATTGCAATGCAGGCACTGGAGCACATCCACTCCAACGAGGTGATCATGACCATTGGCTACTCACGCACTGTTGAGGCCTTCCTGAAGGAAGCTGCTCGCAAGAGGAAGTTCCAGGTGATCGTGGCAGAGTGTGCACCCTTCTGCCAG GGTCATGAAATGGCTGTTCGACTGTCCAAAGAGAATATTGAAACTACTGTCATGAGTGATGCAGCTATTTTTGCTGTCATGTCTCGAGTCAACAAG GTCATCATTGGTACAAAGACAATCCTGGCCAATGGCGCCCTGATAGCCGTGAGTGGGACTCACACTCTGGCACTGGCAGCTAAGCACCACTCCACTCCACTCATCGTGTGTGCCCCCATGTTCAAGCTTTCACCACAG GGGAGATCCTGGCAAAAATCAACGTTCACTGCCCAGTGTTTGACTACGTCCCTCCAGAGCTCATTACTCTCTTCATTTCCAACATCGGGGGTAATGCACCTTCCTACATCTACCGCCTCATGA